The DNA window GACCGTGACCTTCGCCGGGTCCACGGTGTAGCCCACGAGCAGCCGGTCGCGGGCCGTGTCGGTCATCGTGACCACCGCCCCGGCGGCGGCAACGATCTGCTCCAGCAGCGACTTCTGCCGGGCGGAGGGCTGACGGAGCACGGTGTGCAGGACCACGATGCTCGGCACGGCCAGCCGGCGCAGCAACGGCAGCACGTCCTCCCCGTCCCTACCGGGGTAGATGCCGTACTCGTGCTGGACGATGGCCACGTCGAAGGTGTTCAGGGCGGCGGCGGCGTCCCGCCAGCCGGTCGGCGTGCGCGCCGACCAGGTGTGCACGACCCCGGGCAGGGCGCGCTGGCCGTCACTCCCGTCGGTGACCCGCACGACGCCACCCCGGGTGCCGTCGGCGGTCAGGTGAGCGGCCAGCGCGGAGTTGAAGGTGGCCAGTCCGCACCGGGTCGGTGGGTGGGTGCTGAGGAAACCGTAGTGGGGCATGGGTGTGGGACCTTCCGGTTGTCGGCCGCGGGGGATTCGTCGGATGGTCAGCAGGTCCGGCGTTGCGGGCGGTGAATGAGGTCGTCGTAGACGGCCAGGTAGTCGGTGACCATCCGGTCGGCGCCGAAGCGCTGCCGCGCCCGGGCCCGGCAGCCGGCCCGGTCGAGGCCGCTGACCCGGGTCACCGCGTCGGCGGCCTGCTCGACGGTGTGCACGAGAAATCCCGTCACCCCCACGTCGATGACCTCCGGCATGGCCCCCCGGGCGTACGCCACGACCGGCGTGCCACAGGCCATCGCCTCCACCACCGACAGGCCGAACGGCTCGTCGAAGGCGATCGGGTGCAGCAGCGCGGTGCTGGCGCCCAGGATCTCCGCACGTCGGCGGGGACCCACCGCGCCGAGGAAGACGACCTGATCGCCGTCGATGTGCGGGGCCACCTGTTCGGTGAAGTACCGCTCGTCCTGCACGATGCCGCAGATGGTCAGGGGCCGGCCGGCGAGCCGCGCTATCTCGATGGCGGTGTGGGTGCCCTTGTCGGGATGGATCCGGCCGAAGGCGACCAGTCCCGGGCCGGCGTCCCGGGTGAACGGCAGCCCGGTGAGGTCGACGCCGTGGTGCACCGTGGCGGCGTAGTCGAGGCCGGCGGTCCGGTCGGCGTCGGAGATCGACACGTAGGACGAGCGGGCCCTGGTGTAGGCGGGAAGGATTCCCGCACCGGAGAAGCCGTGCACGGTGGTGAGCAGCGGAGCGTCGCAGTGCGCGGCGAAGGCCAGCGGCAGCCAGTCGAGGTGGTTGTGCACCAGGTCGAACTGCGCCGAGCGGGCCATCGCGTGCGAGACGTGCAGCGCCTCCCACACCCGGCCGTCCATGCTCGGATCGTCGGCGTACCCGCGGGGGCACACACCGTCGAGGGAGGCGGAGGTGACCGAGTCCAGCGTGGCGAAGAGTGTCACGTCGACACCGCGTGCGGTCAGCCCCTCCGCGAGCAGGCCGGTCACCTGCTCCCAGGGGCCGTAGTGGTAAGGGGGTGTCCGCCAGGCGACCGGCCCGAGCAGGGCCACCTTCACGGGGATGTGGCGTCGGCGAGGTCGGCCGGATCAAGACGCAGGGTCGCGAGCAGCCCGACGTGCTTGTCGGAGTCCACCCGCTCCGGCAACTCGCGCTCGACCCAGTCGGCCCTGGCCCGCTGGCCACGCTCCTGTAGCGCGGCAACGATCCTGTGCCTGGCGATCCTCATCGTCTGCTCCCTCGTGAAGCCGTTCCGGACGGTCATGGTCACCAGGTAGCGGTTGGAGGTGCTGGCAGATCCTCATCACCGGGACGCCGAGGTGTGCGGCGGGTCTCCGAGTTCTCACTGTGACCGGATGACCGGTCAGTTGAGCATCCCGGCCCTGAGCTGGGCCAGGGAGCGCTTCAGCAGCCGGGAGACGTGCATCTGCGACAACCCGACCCGGCCGGCGATCTCCGCCTGGGTCAGGTCGCCGTGGAAGCGCATGGCCAGGATCTGACGCTCTCGCGCGGAGAGCGCCGCGAGGACCAGCCGGAGCGTCATGTGGTCGTCCACGGCGGCGTACCCCGGATCGACGGCGCCGATGAGCGCGATGCGCTCGACGGCGTTGCTCCCGGGCTGCAGCTCGTTCAGCGACGGCAACCGGTAGACCTCCGAGGCGGCGAGGGCGGCCAGGAGTTCGGCGACGGTCACCTTCAGGTGGCCGGCGAGTTCTCCGTCCGTCGGTAGGCGACCGCGTCGCTGCCCGAACTCGCTCCGGGCGGCGGGCACCCGGTACGTCAGTTCCTGGGCTGCGCGCGGCACCCGGATCGCCCAGGCGGTGTCGCGGAAGTGCCGCCGCATGGCGCCGAGAATGGTCGGAATGGCGTAGCTGGCGAACGGCGTCCCCCGCTCGGTGTCGTATCCGTCGACGGCCCTGATCAGGGCGAGCGCGCCCACCTGTGCCAGGTCCTCGTAGGGCTCTCCGCGACCGGTGTAGCGGCGCGCCAGCCGACCGGCCAGCGGCAGGTTGGCCTCGATGATCCGGGCTCGCAGCCGCGCGCGGTCGGGATCGTCGGCAGTCAGGCTCGCACGACGACGCAGCAGCTGCTCGCTGTGGCCCGTTGCCGCGTGGTGAGGCGGAGGAGAGAGAACTGCCGTCGCTGTCGCGATGGGGGTGACCATTGTTCAACGCCCCTTACGGGCTGGTGGCGGCGAGACTGGCGGCCACCGGGGACCCGGGCGACACGCCCACCGTACGCCTCATCCCGCGGCTCGGCACCTCCGCCGGCAGCACTCCCGGGAACCGCCTGTTCAGCGGGCCGGCCCGGGGCCGTCAGTCGGGCCGCTCGACAGCCGTCCCGGCGCGAACCGTTCGGAACCGTCGACGATCGCCCGGGACAGTTCGGACAGTCGCCGGTTGCGGCTGCGTGCACCCTCGCGCAGCAGCGCGAAGGCCTCACCCACGTCCACCTGGAGGCGCTCGGCGAGGACCCCCTTGGCCTGCTCGATCAGGACTCGGCTGGTGAGCGCGGTCTGCAGCTGTTCGGTGAGGATGTCGCGGCGGTGGATGGCGCGTTGCTGGAGCAGCCCGATGGTGGCCACGTCGGCGAGCGCCTGTCCGATGCGGAGCCTGCCCTCGTCGAGGGCCCCCCGCCGGACGTCGAAGAGGGTCAGCGTGCCGATGACCTCGGAGCGCAGGCGCATGGGCAGGGCGTGCACCGCGGCGAAGCCGACCTCGGCCGCGGCGGCGGTGAACCTCGGCCAGCGGCCGGCGGTCGCCAGGTCGGCGACCGACACCGGCTGACCGGTACGGAAGCAGTCCACGGAGGGACCCTGGTCGGTCTGGAGCTGGAACAGCTCCAGCAGCCGGGTGCGTTCGGAGGAGGCGGCGACCACCCGCAGCGTGTCCCGCTGGTCGGTCAGGAGCAACCCGGCCGCCGACACACCCAGCAGTTCGACACATCGCCCGGCCAGCCCGTGCAGGAACTCGATCACGTCGAAGTCGTCGACGAGAGTGTCGGCCAGTTCCACGAACACGTCCGCCAGTTGACTCTCGCCCATGTGACTCACCCTCGTCGCACCCTAGTCCGCCGGCTCTCCGATGGGTACGAGGGTCCTGGTCCCCGCTGCCGGGCAGGCACACCGCCGGCTACGACCAGTGTGCCGGCCCTCCGGTTCCCAGCGCGTCGGCGAGTTCGGCAGCGAGGAGATCGTCGTAGGCGGCGCCGAGGGTCGGCGTGGGGCCGTCGATCTCGCGGAGCCGGTCCGTGGCCCGGCGAGCGGCGATGGCGGTCACCCAGGCGGTGCCGTCGAGCTGGCGGGAGGCGGGCATCGGCGCGAGCCGCCACACCTCGACGAACACCGCCCGGGTCACCGCCACGGCGAGGGCCGGGCTGCCGACGCTCTCACACACCTGCGCGAAGACGGCGCGGACGAGACGACGGTGGAAACGGCGGAAAGCGGCTCGGTCGCGGTCGGCGATCCGGTGGACGAGATCGTTGACGGACTCGGTGCGCGGCACGACGTAGACGTGTGGGACAGGCATCCGACGCTCCTGGTGGTGTGCCTGCGGTTGGGACACCGCCAGGGACCAGGGCAGTTGCTGCGTCCCTCACCCTACGCCACCGGTCAAACGACGGAACGCTCCGTCTAGGGAACGCAACGACCCAGGAACCCAAGCGCGCCAGGCCGAACAAGCGTACGATCGGGGCATCCCGGAATCGACGACATCCCATTTCTGAGGTGCCAGCCACACCGGCCCCACCCCGAGGGGATGTCATGTCCGGCAATCGCCCCCGAACGGCACCGGCGGACCCGGTCACCACCGCGCCGCCGCGGGCCCACCCTGGCTCCGATGATCCCGACCGCGAGGCGGACCGGGCCCTGATCCTGGGCCTCGACTCCGGCGGGCACCGCGCCTTCACGAACATCGACGATCGGAAGGGAACAGCCATGGCAACCATGGCCGAGCGCATCCGCATGTTCCTCCACAACCCGCAAGGACACCGGCTCACCCGGCAGACGCGTGAGCAGCTCGGCAAGCCCGACAACCAGCAGCGGCTGCGGAAGTTCGCGGAACGACTGCGGCGACGGGGGTGACCCCCGCCGGCTCCCGATCCGGCTGAGCGCGGGCAGTCGACGCGACACCGGTAGACGCCGAGGGCCCCTCCCCGCGATCGCGGGGAGGGGCCCTTTCCGGGGTACGACGTCAGCTGGCGATCATGCGGCGCAGCACGTACTGCAGGATGCCGCCGTGCCGGTAGTAGTCGGCCTCACCGGGGGTGTCGATGCGCACCACGGCGTCGAACTCCACACCGGTGTCGGTGGTGACCTTCACGGTGCGCGGGGTGTCGCCGTCGTTGAGGGCGGTGACGCCGCTGATCGAGAAGGTCTCCGTGCCGGTCAGGCCCAGCGACTCGGCGGTGGTGTCGACCGGGAACTGCAGCGGCAGGACGCCCATGCCGATGAGGTTCGAGCGGTGGATCCGCTCGTACGACTCGGCGATGACGGCCTTGACCCCGAGCAGCATGGTGCCCTTGGCCGCCCAGTCGCGGGACGAGCCGGAGCCGTACTCCTTGCCGGCCAGGATGACCAGCGGGACGCCCGCCTCCTGGTACGCCATCGAGGCGTCGTAGATCGAGGTCTGCTCGCCGGTCAGGTGGTTGACCGTGAAGCCGCCTTCAGGGAGCGCAGCTCCCGTAGCGGAACCGGCGCCCGGCATCCGCAACTGATTACGCAGCCGGATGTTGGCGAAGGTGCCCCGGATCATCACCTCGTGGTTGCCGCGGCGGGAGCCGTACGAGTTGAACTCGTGCCGGGCCACGCCGTGCTCGGCGAGGTACTTGCCGGCCGGCGAGTCCGCCTTGATCGAGCCGGCGGGGGAGATGTGGTCGGTGGTCACCGAGTCGCCCAGCTTGGCGAGCACCCGGGCGCCGGCGATGTCCTGCACCGGCTGCGGGTCGCGCTCCATGCCCTCGAAGTACGGGGGCTTGCGCACGTAGGTCGAGTCGCCGGCCCAGGCGAAGGTGTCGCCCGTCGGGGTGGGCAGCGACTGCCAGCGCTGGTCACCGGCGAACACGTCCGCGTACGCGGAGCTGAAGCCGGTGGCGCCGATCGCCGAGGCGATGACGTCCTGGATCTCGGCGCTGTTCGGCCAGATCTCCCGCAGGAACACCGGGTTGCCCTGGGAGTCCTCGCCGATCGGCTCGTTCGCCAGGTCGATGTCCATGGTGCCGGCGAGCGCGTACGCGACCACCAGCGGCGGGGACGCCAGGTAGTTCATCTTGACGTCCGGGTTGATCCGGCCCTCGAAGTTGCGGTTGCCGGACAGCACCGAGACGACGGCCAGATCGCCCTCGTTCACCGCGGCGGAGACCTCCTCCGGCAGCGGGCCGGAGTTGCCGATGCAGGTGGTGCAGCCGTAGCCGACCAGGTTGAAGCCGAGCTTCTCCAGGTAGGGCGTGAGGCCGGCGCGGTCGTAGTAGTCCATGACGACCTTGGAGCCCGGGGCCAGGGTGGTCTTCACCCACGGCTTGCGGTTCAGGCCCTTCTCCACGGCGTTCCGGGCCAGCAGCGCGGCACCGATCATGACCTGCGGGTTGGAGGTGTTGGTGCAGGAGGTGATCGCGGCGATCACCACGGCGCCATGGTCCAGCTCGTACTCGACGCCGTCGGTCCCGGTCACCCGGACCGGGTTGGTGGCGCGGCCAC is part of the Micromonospora halotolerans genome and encodes:
- a CDS encoding glycosyltransferase family 4 protein; translation: MKVALLGPVAWRTPPYHYGPWEQVTGLLAEGLTARGVDVTLFATLDSVTSASLDGVCPRGYADDPSMDGRVWEALHVSHAMARSAQFDLVHNHLDWLPLAFAAHCDAPLLTTVHGFSGAGILPAYTRARSSYVSISDADRTAGLDYAATVHHGVDLTGLPFTRDAGPGLVAFGRIHPDKGTHTAIEIARLAGRPLTICGIVQDERYFTEQVAPHIDGDQVVFLGAVGPRRRAEILGASTALLHPIAFDEPFGLSVVEAMACGTPVVAYARGAMPEVIDVGVTGFLVHTVEQAADAVTRVSGLDRAGCRARARQRFGADRMVTDYLAVYDDLIHRPQRRTC
- a CDS encoding SigB/SigF/SigG family RNA polymerase sigma factor, translating into MVTPIATATAVLSPPPHHAATGHSEQLLRRRASLTADDPDRARLRARIIEANLPLAGRLARRYTGRGEPYEDLAQVGALALIRAVDGYDTERGTPFASYAIPTILGAMRRHFRDTAWAIRVPRAAQELTYRVPAARSEFGQRRGRLPTDGELAGHLKVTVAELLAALAASEVYRLPSLNELQPGSNAVERIALIGAVDPGYAAVDDHMTLRLVLAALSARERQILAMRFHGDLTQAEIAGRVGLSQMHVSRLLKRSLAQLRAGMLN
- a CDS encoding GAF and ANTAR domain-containing protein, producing the protein MGESQLADVFVELADTLVDDFDVIEFLHGLAGRCVELLGVSAAGLLLTDQRDTLRVVAASSERTRLLELFQLQTDQGPSVDCFRTGQPVSVADLATAGRWPRFTAAAAEVGFAAVHALPMRLRSEVIGTLTLFDVRRGALDEGRLRIGQALADVATIGLLQQRAIHRRDILTEQLQTALTSRVLIEQAKGVLAERLQVDVGEAFALLREGARSRNRRLSELSRAIVDGSERFAPGRLSSGPTDGPGPAR
- a CDS encoding aconitate hydratase; this translates as MKEYDVASLDTFGAKTQLRVGDASYEIFRIDKVEGHDRLPYSLKILLENLLRTEDGANITADHIQQLGAWDPTADPSVEIQFTPARVLMQDFTGVPCVVDLATMREAVRDLGGDATKVNPLAPAELVIDHSVIADLFGREDAFERNVELEYERNKERYQFLRWGQTAFNEFKVVPPGTGIVHQVNIEYLARTVMERNGQAYPDTVVGTDSHTTMVNGLGVLGWGVGGIEAEAAMLGQPVSMLIPRVVGFKLSGEMPAGTTATDLVLTITEMLRKHGVVGKFVEFYGPGVSAVPLANRATIGNMSPEYGSTVAIFPIDAETVRYLELTGRDPQQVALVEAYAKEQGLWHDPEREPEYSERLELDLGTIEPSLAGPKRPQDRVPLGSAKTLFRSALSDYVAADETGGDPGRKPGVPQLEKPFGTDGPADEASAESFPASDSPANGVNDPADAPRDLETAAVGAGGRATNPVRVTGTDGVEYELDHGAVVIAAITSCTNTSNPQVMIGAALLARNAVEKGLNRKPWVKTTLAPGSKVVMDYYDRAGLTPYLEKLGFNLVGYGCTTCIGNSGPLPEEVSAAVNEGDLAVVSVLSGNRNFEGRINPDVKMNYLASPPLVVAYALAGTMDIDLANEPIGEDSQGNPVFLREIWPNSAEIQDVIASAIGATGFSSAYADVFAGDQRWQSLPTPTGDTFAWAGDSTYVRKPPYFEGMERDPQPVQDIAGARVLAKLGDSVTTDHISPAGSIKADSPAGKYLAEHGVARHEFNSYGSRRGNHEVMIRGTFANIRLRNQLRMPGAGSATGAALPEGGFTVNHLTGEQTSIYDASMAYQEAGVPLVILAGKEYGSGSSRDWAAKGTMLLGVKAVIAESYERIHRSNLIGMGVLPLQFPVDTTAESLGLTGTETFSISGVTALNDGDTPRTVKVTTDTGVEFDAVVRIDTPGEADYYRHGGILQYVLRRMIAS